The Gopherus evgoodei ecotype Sinaloan lineage chromosome 8, rGopEvg1_v1.p, whole genome shotgun sequence genome includes a region encoding these proteins:
- the C8H1orf87 gene encoding uncharacterized protein C1orf87 homolog isoform X3, whose amino-acid sequence MPIMSSVRNVPYGADAHTETIVKIIGSKYVRCIVEKPKIKAKEGTKVETQSALRKLPACNTRQTHGNPPGFNNPLCQQISYDLDYERRSRDKQEEHESKQRQTSNSRFLDGKVLKPPNIHCVSVPSGDQSLSYIHALQKPSLRARSLRQHVGHHQQIICQGPTESPEEEDSLLALVRNELRLGPVRLAELEKLQREFKMLHPISRFLPQSQLNSLLLKHEVPLQLPTVKLLFERFSEANDSELVNSEELIQFLRLAAAAEMQNIKTPDLSLQAKSVTLKDQSKSSLAPEDPLQILKQMLKEYKGELDMEKLSLSFQKEDKSFSGLLSLNEIETICQKHRLTLTPLLLEALLNNHDLCKQGKIQWKTFMELLKKAHSDAIPNLPVPVGKHQRA is encoded by the exons ATGCCAATCATGTCTTCAGTCAGGAATGTTCCCTATGGGGCTGATGCACATACTGAGACTATTGTAAAAATCATTGGGAGCAAGTATGTCAGGTGCATTGTGGAAAAACCAAAAAT CAAGGCAAAGGAAGGCACGAAAGTGGAAACTCAGTCTGCACTCCGGAAATTGCCCGCTTGTAATACAAGACAGACACATGGAAATCCTCCCGGTTTCAATAACCCTCTTTGTCAACAAATCAGTTATGACCTAGATTATGAAAGACGAAGCAGAGACAAACAGGAAGAACACGAGTCTAAACAACGGCAAACAAGCAACAGCAGATTTCTGGATGGCAAA GTTTTGAAACCACCAAATATTCATTGTGTGTCTGTCCCATCGGGAGATCAGTCTTTGTCCTACATTCATGCCCTCCAAAAGCCATCCCTTAGAGCTCGGTCTTTAAGACAACATGTAGGACATCACCAG CAGATCATATGCCAAGGGCCAACAGAGTCACCTGAGGAAGAGGATTCTCTCCTGGCTCTCGTCAGAAATGAACTCAGGCTGGGTCCTGTTAGGTTAGCCGAGTTAGAAAAACTGCAGAGAGAATTTAAGATGCTGCATCCCATCTCCAGATTTCTTCCTCAGTCCCAGCTGAACTCCCTCCTTCTGAAGCATGAAGTCCCTCTACAATTACCAACCGTCAAGCTCCTCTTTGAGAGGTTTTCTGAGGCAAATGACTCTGAATTG GTAAATTCTGAAGAGCTGATTCAGTTTCTAAGACTAGCTGCAGCAGCTGAAATGCAGAATATCAAGACACCTGATCTGAGTCTTCAAGCGAAGAGTGTAACTTTAAAGGATCAAAGCAAAAG CTCACTGGCTCCCGAAGACCCATTACAGATCTTGAAGCAAATGTTGAAGGAATATAAGGGGGAACTAGACATGGAGAAACTGAGCCTGAGTTTTCAAAAAGAAGATAAGTCTTTCTCCGGCCTTCTCTCTCTAAATGAG ATTGAGACCATTTGCCAGAAGCATAGACTAACTCTAACTCCTTTATTGCTGGAAGCTTTGCTCAACAACCATGACTTGTGCAAACAAGGCAAAATACA GTGGAAGACATTTATGGAGTTGCTCAAGAAAGCTCATTCTGATGCGATTCCTAATTTGCCTGTTCCTGTGG GAAAACACCAAAGAGCATGA
- the C8H1orf87 gene encoding uncharacterized protein C1orf87 homolog isoform X1, whose amino-acid sequence MPIMSSVRNVPYGADAHTETIVKIIGSKYVRCIVEKPKIKAKEGTKVETQSALRKLPACNTRQTHGNPPGFNNPLCQQISYDLDYERRSRDKQEEHESKQRQTSNSRFLDGKVLKPPNIHCVSVPSGDQSLSYIHALQKPSLRARSLRQHVGHHQQIICQGPTESPEEEDSLLALVRNELRLGPVRLAELEKLQREFKMLHPISRFLPQSQLNSLLLKHEVPLQLPTVKLLFERFSEANDSELVNSEELIQFLRLAAAAEMQNIKTPDLSLQAKSVTLKDQSKSSLAPEDPLQILKQMLKEYKGELDMEKLSLSFQKEDKSFSGLLSLNEIETICQKHRLTLTPLLLEALLNNHDLCKQGKIQWKTFMELLKKAHSDAIPNLPVPVADSSDSEEQEAWIDRFRKLEKALYLCDIKNTGMLEKEKAKRLIHNYNLIYDLSLSPLKIDQAFRNFRSGENMPLQPVLQYLKEL is encoded by the exons ATGCCAATCATGTCTTCAGTCAGGAATGTTCCCTATGGGGCTGATGCACATACTGAGACTATTGTAAAAATCATTGGGAGCAAGTATGTCAGGTGCATTGTGGAAAAACCAAAAAT CAAGGCAAAGGAAGGCACGAAAGTGGAAACTCAGTCTGCACTCCGGAAATTGCCCGCTTGTAATACAAGACAGACACATGGAAATCCTCCCGGTTTCAATAACCCTCTTTGTCAACAAATCAGTTATGACCTAGATTATGAAAGACGAAGCAGAGACAAACAGGAAGAACACGAGTCTAAACAACGGCAAACAAGCAACAGCAGATTTCTGGATGGCAAA GTTTTGAAACCACCAAATATTCATTGTGTGTCTGTCCCATCGGGAGATCAGTCTTTGTCCTACATTCATGCCCTCCAAAAGCCATCCCTTAGAGCTCGGTCTTTAAGACAACATGTAGGACATCACCAG CAGATCATATGCCAAGGGCCAACAGAGTCACCTGAGGAAGAGGATTCTCTCCTGGCTCTCGTCAGAAATGAACTCAGGCTGGGTCCTGTTAGGTTAGCCGAGTTAGAAAAACTGCAGAGAGAATTTAAGATGCTGCATCCCATCTCCAGATTTCTTCCTCAGTCCCAGCTGAACTCCCTCCTTCTGAAGCATGAAGTCCCTCTACAATTACCAACCGTCAAGCTCCTCTTTGAGAGGTTTTCTGAGGCAAATGACTCTGAATTG GTAAATTCTGAAGAGCTGATTCAGTTTCTAAGACTAGCTGCAGCAGCTGAAATGCAGAATATCAAGACACCTGATCTGAGTCTTCAAGCGAAGAGTGTAACTTTAAAGGATCAAAGCAAAAG CTCACTGGCTCCCGAAGACCCATTACAGATCTTGAAGCAAATGTTGAAGGAATATAAGGGGGAACTAGACATGGAGAAACTGAGCCTGAGTTTTCAAAAAGAAGATAAGTCTTTCTCCGGCCTTCTCTCTCTAAATGAG ATTGAGACCATTTGCCAGAAGCATAGACTAACTCTAACTCCTTTATTGCTGGAAGCTTTGCTCAACAACCATGACTTGTGCAAACAAGGCAAAATACA GTGGAAGACATTTATGGAGTTGCTCAAGAAAGCTCATTCTGATGCGATTCCTAATTTGCCTGTTCCTGTGG CTGACTCCAGTGACTCTGAAGAGCAGGAGGCCTGGATAGACCGGTTCAGAAAACTAGAGAAAGCTCTTTATTTGTGCGATATAAAAAACACAG gcatgctggaaaaggaaaaagcaaagCGTCTAATCCACAACTACAACCTCATCTATGATCTGTCCCTGAGTCCTCTGAAAATTGATCAAGCTTTCCGAAACTTCCGTTCTGGAGAAAACATGCCATTGCAGCCGGTGCTGCAGTATTTAAAGGAGTTGTAA
- the C8H1orf87 gene encoding uncharacterized protein C1orf87 homolog isoform X2, which yields MPIMSSVRNVPYGADAHTETIVKIIGSKYVRCIVEKPKIKAKEGTKVETQSALRKLPACNTRQTHGNPPGFNNPLCQQISYDLDYERRSRDKQEEHESKQRQTSNSRFLDGKVLKPPNIHCVSVPSGDQSLSYIHALQKPSLRARSLRQHVGHHQIICQGPTESPEEEDSLLALVRNELRLGPVRLAELEKLQREFKMLHPISRFLPQSQLNSLLLKHEVPLQLPTVKLLFERFSEANDSELVNSEELIQFLRLAAAAEMQNIKTPDLSLQAKSVTLKDQSKSSLAPEDPLQILKQMLKEYKGELDMEKLSLSFQKEDKSFSGLLSLNEIETICQKHRLTLTPLLLEALLNNHDLCKQGKIQWKTFMELLKKAHSDAIPNLPVPVADSSDSEEQEAWIDRFRKLEKALYLCDIKNTGMLEKEKAKRLIHNYNLIYDLSLSPLKIDQAFRNFRSGENMPLQPVLQYLKEL from the exons ATGCCAATCATGTCTTCAGTCAGGAATGTTCCCTATGGGGCTGATGCACATACTGAGACTATTGTAAAAATCATTGGGAGCAAGTATGTCAGGTGCATTGTGGAAAAACCAAAAAT CAAGGCAAAGGAAGGCACGAAAGTGGAAACTCAGTCTGCACTCCGGAAATTGCCCGCTTGTAATACAAGACAGACACATGGAAATCCTCCCGGTTTCAATAACCCTCTTTGTCAACAAATCAGTTATGACCTAGATTATGAAAGACGAAGCAGAGACAAACAGGAAGAACACGAGTCTAAACAACGGCAAACAAGCAACAGCAGATTTCTGGATGGCAAA GTTTTGAAACCACCAAATATTCATTGTGTGTCTGTCCCATCGGGAGATCAGTCTTTGTCCTACATTCATGCCCTCCAAAAGCCATCCCTTAGAGCTCGGTCTTTAAGACAACATGTAGGACATCACCAG ATCATATGCCAAGGGCCAACAGAGTCACCTGAGGAAGAGGATTCTCTCCTGGCTCTCGTCAGAAATGAACTCAGGCTGGGTCCTGTTAGGTTAGCCGAGTTAGAAAAACTGCAGAGAGAATTTAAGATGCTGCATCCCATCTCCAGATTTCTTCCTCAGTCCCAGCTGAACTCCCTCCTTCTGAAGCATGAAGTCCCTCTACAATTACCAACCGTCAAGCTCCTCTTTGAGAGGTTTTCTGAGGCAAATGACTCTGAATTG GTAAATTCTGAAGAGCTGATTCAGTTTCTAAGACTAGCTGCAGCAGCTGAAATGCAGAATATCAAGACACCTGATCTGAGTCTTCAAGCGAAGAGTGTAACTTTAAAGGATCAAAGCAAAAG CTCACTGGCTCCCGAAGACCCATTACAGATCTTGAAGCAAATGTTGAAGGAATATAAGGGGGAACTAGACATGGAGAAACTGAGCCTGAGTTTTCAAAAAGAAGATAAGTCTTTCTCCGGCCTTCTCTCTCTAAATGAG ATTGAGACCATTTGCCAGAAGCATAGACTAACTCTAACTCCTTTATTGCTGGAAGCTTTGCTCAACAACCATGACTTGTGCAAACAAGGCAAAATACA GTGGAAGACATTTATGGAGTTGCTCAAGAAAGCTCATTCTGATGCGATTCCTAATTTGCCTGTTCCTGTGG CTGACTCCAGTGACTCTGAAGAGCAGGAGGCCTGGATAGACCGGTTCAGAAAACTAGAGAAAGCTCTTTATTTGTGCGATATAAAAAACACAG gcatgctggaaaaggaaaaagcaaagCGTCTAATCCACAACTACAACCTCATCTATGATCTGTCCCTGAGTCCTCTGAAAATTGATCAAGCTTTCCGAAACTTCCGTTCTGGAGAAAACATGCCATTGCAGCCGGTGCTGCAGTATTTAAAGGAGTTGTAA